A single window of Gemmatimonadota bacterium DNA harbors:
- the argS gene encoding arginine--tRNA ligase, with amino-acid sequence MRHLLIEEVRRSIRTAYPAVDEALLEGLSLENPRDASHGDFSSNAAFLLKGALGDHPRAIAQRIVECFEGPLGEAEVAGPGFINLRVAPGGIRAFLAELADPAKRAKMLRDEDLAHETGRIQLEFVSANPTGPMNVVSARAAAYGDACVRLYRAAGVEAASEYYVNDEGNQARLFGESLRARFLAAGGRDDAPFPEDGYRGAYVAALGESLASALAAREAAGDTPDAAAEFVRRAASGGATIEKVAHLAGEAPEGASPSREAVDALADGFDFAALGLRSMVAAAGESLGRFGVDFDRWFPESSLHAPGEGGESRVCEAERVLREREHLAERDGASWFLSTAFGDDKDRVVRRSDGTPTYLLADIAYHLDKARRGFDRVVDILGPDHHGYIRRMEAAAEALGLGKEWLRIHIVQQVNLLRDGEPVRMSKREGEFVTLDELVEEVGTDVSRFFFLMRKASSHLDFDLELAKRESMDNPVFYVQYAHARSRSIFRQPMAQDLLPEPGKTPDLSVLRAEEEVAIMRSLLRYPEIVREAARSMEPHRLVTYIRELAGTYHRFYTRGKQEPKFRVLTEDEPCSRARLFLVGVLADVLRDALGLLGIHAMDEM; translated from the coding sequence ATGCGACATCTCCTGATCGAGGAAGTGCGCCGCTCCATCCGAACGGCCTACCCGGCCGTGGACGAAGCCCTGCTGGAGGGGCTTTCGCTGGAGAATCCGCGCGACGCATCGCACGGGGACTTTTCATCGAACGCCGCGTTCCTCCTGAAGGGCGCTCTCGGCGACCATCCCCGCGCGATCGCGCAGCGCATTGTGGAGTGCTTCGAAGGCCCGCTCGGAGAGGCCGAAGTCGCGGGGCCGGGGTTCATCAACCTCCGGGTGGCTCCGGGCGGCATCCGTGCGTTCCTTGCCGAACTGGCGGATCCGGCCAAGCGCGCAAAGATGCTGCGGGACGAGGATCTTGCGCACGAGACGGGGCGCATTCAGCTGGAGTTCGTCAGCGCAAACCCCACCGGCCCCATGAATGTCGTTTCGGCGCGGGCCGCCGCGTACGGAGATGCGTGCGTCCGGCTGTATCGGGCCGCCGGGGTGGAGGCCGCCTCCGAGTACTATGTGAACGACGAAGGGAATCAGGCGCGGCTCTTCGGTGAGTCGCTCCGGGCGCGGTTTCTGGCCGCAGGCGGGCGCGACGACGCGCCCTTCCCGGAAGACGGCTACCGGGGAGCGTATGTGGCCGCGCTCGGCGAGTCGCTGGCCAGCGCGCTGGCCGCGCGGGAAGCGGCGGGCGACACCCCGGACGCGGCCGCGGAGTTCGTGCGGCGTGCGGCTTCCGGCGGGGCGACCATCGAGAAGGTGGCGCACCTGGCGGGAGAAGCGCCGGAGGGAGCGTCGCCATCCCGGGAGGCGGTGGATGCGCTCGCGGACGGATTCGACTTCGCGGCGCTCGGGCTGCGTTCGATGGTCGCGGCGGCCGGGGAGTCGCTGGGTCGCTTCGGCGTGGACTTCGACCGGTGGTTCCCGGAGAGCAGTCTCCATGCGCCGGGCGAGGGCGGGGAGAGCCGCGTGTGTGAGGCGGAGCGCGTTCTTCGCGAACGGGAGCACCTTGCGGAGCGGGACGGGGCCAGCTGGTTCCTCTCCACCGCGTTCGGCGACGACAAGGACCGCGTCGTGCGCCGCTCCGACGGAACGCCCACCTATCTTCTCGCGGACATCGCCTACCATCTCGACAAGGCACGCCGGGGGTTCGACCGGGTCGTGGACATTCTCGGTCCGGATCACCACGGCTACATACGGCGGATGGAAGCGGCGGCGGAGGCGCTCGGGCTGGGCAAGGAGTGGCTGCGCATTCACATCGTGCAGCAGGTGAACCTCCTTCGCGACGGGGAGCCCGTGCGGATGTCGAAGCGCGAGGGAGAGTTCGTCACGCTGGATGAACTGGTGGAGGAAGTGGGGACGGATGTCTCGCGGTTCTTCTTCCTGATGCGAAAGGCGTCGTCGCATCTGGATTTCGATCTGGAACTGGCGAAGCGGGAGTCCATGGACAATCCCGTGTTCTATGTGCAGTACGCGCACGCGCGCTCGCGCAGTATCTTCCGCCAGCCGATGGCGCAGGATCTTCTTCCGGAGCCCGGGAAGACGCCGGATCTCTCGGTGTTGCGAGCCGAGGAGGAGGTCGCCATCATGCGGTCGCTTCTGCGCTATCCGGAGATCGTCCGGGAGGCGGCGCGGAGCATGGAGCCGCACCGGCTGGTGACCTACATTCGCGAACTGGCGGGGACCTACCACCGGTTCTACACGCGCGGGAAGCAGGAGCCGAAGTTCCGTGTACTGACGGAAGATGAGCCCTGTTCGCGCGCTCGACTCTTCCTGGTGGGCGTGCTGGCGGATGTGCTCCGCGACGCGCTGGGGCTGTTGGGGATTCACGCCATGGATGAAATGTGA
- a CDS encoding HD-GYP domain-containing protein encodes MYILVVIGLGLTLLSRTSIQLMELDWGPGTVTSLLLWTAMVSVAAMSPIPLPRGGATVTVTSALDFAAILIFGPALACWFGIVSDLMTNVLVKRNPLYKVVFNLGQIILSIGLAGWVYQQSGGEVGQAFVLDAHHALPLVLAPLTYFLVNTGLIAIAIGMKDQISAFRVWQMNFQWEILHVFFFLPFGILLALVHLRIGPVGVALFLIPLFLARYSFKLWIDTKEAHIATVQALASAIDASDPFTRGHSYRISKYAVRIARSLGVGEREVEEIEYGALLHDIGKIAIQHDILLKPGRLDEKETRLMRTHPKVGYDILKGLKFLENAAEIVYCHHEQPDGGGYPRGLTGDDIPMGSRIIMVVDAFDAMTSDRPYRAGLPHEKAYEELRRCSGTQFFSDATDALVELHKSGGLFDEIDVDELEMYTSDRYNSRVLKEFVEMRLETASGPEREVYLAKLSALTEEVPAED; translated from the coding sequence TTGTACATCCTGGTGGTGATCGGGCTGGGGCTCACGCTTCTGTCACGAACCAGTATTCAGCTGATGGAGCTGGACTGGGGGCCGGGCACCGTCACCAGCCTTCTCCTGTGGACCGCCATGGTCTCCGTGGCGGCCATGTCGCCCATTCCGCTTCCGCGCGGCGGCGCCACCGTCACCGTCACCTCCGCGCTGGACTTCGCGGCCATCCTCATCTTCGGGCCGGCTCTCGCGTGCTGGTTCGGGATCGTCTCCGATCTGATGACGAATGTTCTCGTGAAGCGGAATCCGCTCTACAAGGTCGTCTTCAATCTGGGGCAGATCATTCTGTCCATCGGGCTGGCGGGGTGGGTGTACCAGCAGTCCGGAGGAGAGGTCGGGCAGGCGTTCGTCCTCGATGCCCATCATGCGCTCCCGCTGGTCCTGGCACCCCTGACCTACTTCCTGGTGAACACCGGACTCATCGCCATCGCCATCGGCATGAAGGACCAGATCTCCGCCTTCCGGGTCTGGCAGATGAACTTCCAGTGGGAAATCCTCCATGTGTTCTTCTTCCTGCCGTTCGGGATTCTCCTGGCACTGGTTCATCTGCGCATCGGGCCGGTCGGCGTGGCGCTCTTCCTGATCCCGCTGTTTCTGGCAAGGTACTCGTTCAAGCTGTGGATCGACACGAAGGAAGCGCACATCGCGACCGTGCAGGCGCTGGCTTCGGCGATCGACGCGAGCGACCCTTTCACTCGCGGGCACTCCTACCGGATCTCGAAGTATGCCGTGCGGATTGCGCGCTCTCTCGGGGTGGGAGAGCGGGAAGTTGAGGAGATCGAATACGGCGCGCTCCTGCACGACATCGGGAAGATCGCCATCCAGCACGACATTCTGCTGAAGCCCGGCCGCCTGGACGAAAAGGAAACCCGCCTCATGCGAACCCATCCGAAGGTGGGGTACGATATTCTGAAGGGACTCAAGTTCCTGGAGAACGCGGCGGAGATCGTGTACTGCCACCATGAGCAACCCGACGGCGGCGGCTACCCGCGCGGGCTCACCGGAGACGATATCCCGATGGGAAGTCGGATCATCATGGTGGTGGACGCATTTGACGCGATGACCTCCGACCGCCCCTACCGCGCGGGCCTCCCGCATGAGAAGGCTTACGAGGAACTTCGTCGATGCAGCGGGACGCAGTTCTTCTCCGACGCCACGGACGCCCTCGTCGAGTTGCACAAGAGCGGCGGTCTCTTCGACGAGATCGATGTGGACGAACTGGAGATGTACACTTCGGATCGCTACAATTCGCGCGTTCTGAAGGAGTTCGTGGAGATGCGCCTCGAGACGGCCAGCGGTCCGGAGCGCGAAGTCTACCTTGCGAAACTCAGCGCACTCACCGAAGAGGTCCCGGCCGAGGACTGA
- a CDS encoding YfhO family protein has translation MIRSGRSVPTLPERPKIPRFPTNPRATRPTRADLVALAGLVIAVTIFFAPALFGDRAVFTWNMDLWSPWTASADAEDLARPTRLADCARQFAVMRHIATDAFSEGRAPLWNPWIFAGTPFLANFQPGVFYPPNVVLSLSGMSVPDQMSWYLWFHLLVAVTGLYALLRRFALSAGAAAVGAVVFGWSGYMAARTGVPTMVASAAWLPWALRASRGWFDRRGGASWAGMAASLGMSGLAGFAQIFVFTAYTWAAYGIVEGALRRPHPRAKTWIGWALAGAVGLLLVSVHLLPAAEFMGRAQDANQDTEMLASGTLHPVAAGKFLVPGLLGNPVEGSNATHALTVRNGYYHQTERSTAVYAGLLPLLLACMVLLSPGDHRREAFFGALLAAGGLLWCFDTPLLAIGKHLPGLGFSRPDRAAFLWCAGVSVLAGLGAQRLAGPEGTGTTRLSHQLATGIALVGMLFAAAVTVSPGVMVPQRVLEIAGEATIGRAGVWSLCAAAAALALVTLRTSARIGGGAFLILALLLTGADLGRVAWKMNVMQPESAIFRDATPGGSLEFLAKRREAEGPFRVIRYETVRGQFRGVLPPSTGAPYGIEDALGFDSINTRRYRSAMHALDPATVVKRGNFRGVRNAAALSSPLLDAMNVRFVLAAPGTRLPGFATVHDTDMAILENAGAVPRVRLVGGVRVFPNEDAVLRAMSHPSFDPSASAASESPIPGLTDAPGGEAGAARVESYAAEAVRVSVNARRPALLVLADSHDPGWKASIDGKVVPIHRVDHLFRGVRVDPGDREVIFRYDPPEYRKGAILSLGALLALIAGTLAWGRGTGRASSPSERSAPS, from the coding sequence GTGATACGGTCCGGGCGCTCGGTTCCCACCCTACCGGAGAGGCCCAAGATCCCGCGATTCCCCACGAATCCTCGCGCCACCCGCCCCACGCGGGCGGATCTGGTCGCGCTCGCCGGGCTGGTGATCGCCGTCACGATCTTCTTCGCGCCTGCTCTCTTTGGCGACCGGGCCGTCTTCACCTGGAACATGGATCTCTGGTCACCATGGACCGCTTCCGCGGATGCGGAGGATCTGGCGCGACCCACACGCCTTGCCGACTGCGCCCGGCAGTTCGCCGTGATGCGCCACATTGCCACAGACGCCTTCTCCGAGGGTCGAGCGCCGCTGTGGAACCCGTGGATCTTCGCGGGGACACCATTCCTCGCGAACTTCCAGCCCGGGGTCTTCTACCCGCCCAATGTCGTGTTGTCGCTCTCGGGGATGTCGGTGCCCGACCAGATGTCGTGGTACCTGTGGTTCCATCTGCTCGTCGCCGTGACCGGCCTGTACGCGCTGCTCCGCAGATTCGCGTTGTCGGCAGGGGCCGCCGCCGTCGGCGCAGTGGTCTTCGGCTGGAGCGGATACATGGCCGCGCGCACCGGCGTCCCTACGATGGTCGCCAGCGCCGCATGGCTGCCGTGGGCACTGCGCGCGTCTCGCGGGTGGTTCGACCGGCGGGGAGGCGCATCCTGGGCGGGGATGGCCGCTTCTCTCGGCATGTCTGGGCTGGCGGGCTTCGCGCAGATCTTCGTGTTCACCGCCTACACATGGGCCGCGTACGGAATCGTGGAGGGTGCCCTCCGGCGCCCGCATCCCCGCGCGAAAACCTGGATCGGCTGGGCACTCGCCGGGGCGGTCGGGCTCCTGCTGGTCTCGGTCCACCTGCTGCCCGCCGCAGAGTTCATGGGGCGCGCTCAAGACGCGAATCAGGACACGGAGATGCTCGCATCCGGGACGCTCCATCCGGTCGCCGCCGGGAAGTTCCTCGTGCCGGGCCTTCTCGGAAACCCGGTGGAGGGAAGCAACGCCACCCACGCGCTGACAGTCCGGAACGGCTACTACCACCAGACCGAACGCAGCACGGCGGTGTATGCGGGGCTTCTCCCGCTGCTTCTGGCGTGCATGGTCCTCCTCTCACCGGGTGACCATCGCCGAGAGGCGTTTTTCGGGGCACTCCTCGCGGCGGGCGGGCTTCTCTGGTGCTTCGACACGCCGCTTCTCGCCATCGGGAAGCATCTGCCGGGCCTGGGGTTCTCGCGACCCGACCGGGCCGCGTTCCTGTGGTGCGCCGGGGTGTCCGTACTCGCCGGGTTGGGCGCGCAGCGACTCGCCGGTCCGGAAGGAACCGGCACGACCCGCCTGAGCCACCAGCTTGCCACGGGGATCGCTCTGGTCGGTATGCTCTTCGCGGCGGCAGTGACCGTATCTCCGGGAGTGATGGTCCCGCAGCGTGTCCTGGAGATCGCGGGGGAAGCCACCATCGGGCGGGCAGGCGTCTGGAGCCTCTGCGCGGCGGCGGCGGCTCTGGCCCTCGTCACGCTTCGCACCTCCGCGCGGATCGGCGGCGGGGCGTTTCTGATCCTTGCGCTCCTGCTCACGGGCGCCGACCTGGGGCGCGTCGCCTGGAAGATGAATGTGATGCAGCCCGAATCCGCCATCTTCCGGGACGCCACACCCGGCGGGAGTCTCGAGTTTCTTGCGAAGCGGCGGGAAGCCGAAGGCCCGTTCCGGGTCATCCGGTACGAGACGGTACGCGGACAGTTCCGTGGAGTCCTGCCGCCGTCCACCGGCGCCCCGTATGGAATCGAGGACGCGCTCGGGTTCGACTCCATCAACACCCGGCGGTACCGGAGTGCCATGCACGCGCTGGATCCCGCCACGGTCGTCAAGCGCGGGAACTTCCGGGGTGTCCGAAACGCCGCCGCACTCTCCTCCCCACTGCTCGACGCGATGAATGTGCGGTTCGTGCTGGCCGCGCCGGGAACAAGACTCCCCGGCTTCGCCACGGTGCACGACACGGACATGGCCATCCTGGAGAATGCCGGGGCGGTCCCGCGCGTACGACTCGTCGGCGGCGTTCGCGTGTTCCCGAACGAAGACGCCGTCCTCCGCGCCATGTCGCACCCGTCATTCGATCCCTCCGCTTCCGCCGCTTCCGAATCCCCGATTCCCGGGCTCACCGACGCGCCGGGCGGCGAGGCGGGAGCCGCACGCGTGGAGTCCTATGCCGCGGAGGCGGTCCGGGTGAGCGTGAACGCCCGCAGGCCGGCGCTTCTCGTGCTCGCCGACAGCCACGATCCGGGGTGGAAAGCCTCGATCGACGGGAAGGTCGTGCCGATTCACCGGGTGGACCATCTCTTTCGCGGAGTTCGCGTAGACCCCGGTGACCGGGAAGTGATCTTCCGCTACGATCCCCCCGAGTATCGCAAGGGGGCCATCCTGAGCCTGGGTGCGCTGCTCGCGCTGATCGCGGG
- a CDS encoding polyprenyl synthetase family protein, with translation MARRASDQEAVMTLPQVVELVRPDLDGLESRLGSLARPDVPMVREILDHVLALRGKRVRPILLFLTARLGEVRDREALLWSAAVVELIHTATLLHDDCLDGTTVRRGLPTVNHRWDQQAAILMGDYLFTRSYEILCEYRAYSAIGILSHHTHRMSCGMNREYAQRRNADLSAEDYFQVIDEKTAALFAASCEIGGTLADLPEESIAEFSRFGRDLGFAFQIIDDIFDFTGDPQEIGKPVGSDFRLGFATLPLIHALEQGAVDRAARVREFFLRGDPSDGEWDEVCAFVLETGGVEFARQKAVACAESARDRLAALDLGEVAAPLRATVEFVIARGS, from the coding sequence ATGGCCAGACGCGCGTCCGATCAGGAGGCCGTGATGACTCTTCCGCAGGTTGTGGAACTCGTGCGTCCGGACCTCGACGGGCTGGAATCGCGTCTGGGCTCCCTTGCGCGGCCGGATGTTCCCATGGTCCGTGAGATTCTGGACCATGTGCTCGCCCTTCGCGGGAAGAGGGTCCGTCCCATTCTGCTGTTCTTGACGGCGCGTCTGGGAGAGGTCCGCGACCGCGAGGCGCTCCTGTGGTCCGCGGCGGTCGTGGAACTCATTCACACGGCCACGCTGCTCCACGACGACTGCCTGGACGGCACGACGGTCCGGCGAGGACTTCCCACGGTGAACCACCGGTGGGATCAGCAGGCCGCCATCCTCATGGGCGATTACCTGTTCACGCGCTCCTACGAGATCCTCTGCGAATACCGCGCTTACTCGGCGATCGGCATCCTGAGCCACCATACCCACCGGATGAGCTGCGGGATGAACCGCGAATATGCCCAGCGCCGCAATGCGGACCTTTCGGCAGAGGACTATTTCCAGGTGATCGACGAGAAGACGGCGGCACTCTTTGCGGCGTCATGTGAAATCGGCGGAACGCTCGCGGACCTTCCGGAAGAGAGTATCGCGGAGTTTTCCCGGTTCGGCCGGGATCTGGGGTTCGCCTTCCAGATTATTGACGACATCTTCGACTTCACGGGCGATCCGCAGGAAATCGGGAAGCCGGTGGGCAGTGACTTCCGCCTCGGGTTTGCCACGCTTCCGCTCATTCACGCGCTGGAACAGGGGGCGGTGGATCGCGCCGCGCGCGTGCGCGAGTTCTTCCTCCGGGGGGATCCCTCCGATGGAGAGTGGGACGAAGTGTGCGCATTCGTGCTGGAGACCGGCGGCGTGGAGTTTGCGCGGCAGAAGGCGGTCGCCTGCGCGGAGTCCGCGCGGGATCGGCTTGCGGCGCTGGACCTCGGGGAAGTGGCGGCGCCGCTTCGCGCTACCGTGGAGTTCGTGATCGCCCGGGGGAGCTGA
- the rsfS gene encoding ribosome silencing factor, giving the protein MDPTRLARRAARLALEKKARDVRVLDLQELTSVVDHFVICSADSDVQVKAIATHIQETMKQEGSRVWQIEGYDAGRWVLLDYVDVVVHVFYTDTRDFYSLETLWGDAKTIEVEEEGETRESA; this is encoded by the coding sequence TTGGACCCCACCCGGCTTGCGAGAAGGGCCGCGCGGCTTGCTCTGGAGAAGAAAGCCCGCGATGTCCGCGTTCTCGACCTTCAGGAACTCACTTCCGTCGTCGACCACTTCGTGATCTGCAGCGCGGATTCCGATGTTCAGGTCAAGGCGATCGCCACCCACATCCAGGAGACAATGAAGCAGGAGGGCAGCCGCGTCTGGCAGATCGAAGGCTACGACGCGGGCCGCTGGGTTCTTCTGGACTATGTGGATGTCGTCGTCCATGTGTTCTATACGGACACGCGAGATTTCTACTCCCTGGAAACGCTCTGGGGAGATGCGAAGACCATCGAGGTGGAGGAGGAGGGCGAAACGCGCGAGTCCGCCTGA
- a CDS encoding NusG domain II-containing protein: MTSSWWSPRGLWRAMTGADRALAAALVLASFAPWFAGGRAVPSEAIVEVGRTPVARIPLAEDARIPVAGALGPVEVEVRHGAVRVVRSGCPGQVCVSMGWKRRSGDLIACVPNGVIVRLSGGTPDPDAPDAVTE, from the coding sequence GTGACATCGTCGTGGTGGAGTCCGCGCGGGCTCTGGCGTGCCATGACCGGCGCGGACCGCGCGCTGGCGGCGGCGCTGGTGCTGGCGTCCTTCGCGCCGTGGTTTGCGGGGGGGCGGGCGGTTCCCTCGGAAGCGATTGTGGAGGTGGGGCGTACTCCTGTGGCGCGGATTCCGCTCGCGGAGGATGCGCGCATTCCCGTTGCGGGAGCGCTGGGGCCGGTGGAAGTGGAAGTGCGCCACGGCGCCGTGCGGGTCGTTCGGAGCGGATGCCCGGGGCAGGTGTGCGTCTCCATGGGCTGGAAGAGGCGTTCGGGCGATCTCATCGCGTGCGTGCCGAACGGGGTGATCGTGCGTCTCTCGGGCGGAACGCCGGACCCGGACGCTCCCGATGCGGTGACGGAGTGA
- a CDS encoding Gx transporter family protein yields MTPRIPARTVARLALLVVAAATLQIAESLFPRPVPWFRLGLANAVTLLALSRLGFASAAAVALVRTTLAGLLLGTLGGPSFLLSLAGALAALVVMAASLRFASPPLSLLGVSAAGAAAHGCAQLAVLVLLLDPGAGALFLLPMLVGPAVPLGLVTGGLVSSLHRRLPAW; encoded by the coding sequence GTGACGCCGCGCATCCCCGCGCGGACGGTGGCGCGGCTGGCGCTTCTCGTGGTGGCGGCCGCGACGCTTCAGATCGCCGAGAGCCTCTTCCCCCGGCCCGTTCCCTGGTTTCGTCTGGGGCTGGCGAACGCGGTGACGCTCCTGGCATTGTCACGGCTGGGCTTTGCAAGCGCGGCCGCAGTGGCGCTCGTCCGGACGACCCTCGCCGGGCTGCTTCTCGGGACGCTCGGCGGGCCGTCGTTCCTCCTGTCGCTGGCGGGGGCGCTGGCGGCGCTCGTCGTGATGGCCGCGTCGCTTCGCTTCGCCTCGCCGCCGCTCTCGCTTCTTGGCGTCAGTGCTGCCGGAGCCGCCGCCCACGGATGCGCCCAACTCGCCGTCCTCGTCCTGCTGCTCGATCCGGGCGCCGGCGCGCTCTTCCTTCTGCCGATGCTCGTGGGCCCCGCCGTCCCGCTGGGGCTCGTGACCGGCGGACTCGTCTCTTCGCTCCACCGGAGGCTCCCGGCGTGGTAG
- a CDS encoding PfkB family carbohydrate kinase, whose amino-acid sequence MSILVVGSIAYDTVATPSGQVEDALGGSATFFASAARFFSPVKMVAVVGEDFDAAELEFLRTQGVDTSGISVESGKTFRWSGSYGQELGDAETLATHLNVFENFRPAVPEASRGEDFVFLANIDPELQLSVLEQMSRPKMVVCDTMNFWIDGKRDALLRLLQRVDVLLLNETEAKSLAGERNVVRAARAIGGMGPSRVVVKMGEHGVLFAEGDRLLRLPAYPLEEVRDPTGAGDTFAGGFVGSLAESGDFSPGGVKRALLYGAVTASFAVEAFSMERLVGLNRAEIDARYATLRRIGGWDG is encoded by the coding sequence ATGAGCATTCTGGTGGTGGGGTCGATCGCGTACGACACCGTGGCCACGCCTTCCGGACAGGTGGAGGACGCACTGGGTGGCTCGGCGACATTCTTCGCGTCGGCGGCGCGGTTTTTTTCGCCGGTGAAGATGGTCGCGGTCGTCGGCGAGGATTTTGACGCGGCGGAGCTGGAGTTCCTGCGCACGCAGGGAGTCGATACTTCCGGGATCTCCGTCGAGTCGGGAAAGACCTTCCGATGGTCGGGTTCCTACGGACAGGAACTGGGCGATGCCGAGACGCTGGCGACCCACTTGAATGTCTTCGAGAACTTCCGTCCGGCCGTTCCCGAGGCGAGCCGCGGGGAGGACTTCGTCTTCCTGGCGAACATCGACCCCGAGCTTCAGCTGTCGGTGCTGGAGCAGATGTCCCGGCCGAAGATGGTCGTGTGCGACACGATGAACTTCTGGATCGACGGAAAGCGGGACGCACTGCTGCGCCTTCTCCAGCGCGTGGATGTGTTGCTCCTGAACGAGACGGAGGCGAAGAGCCTCGCCGGAGAGCGGAATGTGGTGCGCGCCGCGCGGGCGATCGGCGGCATGGGGCCGTCCCGAGTGGTGGTGAAGATGGGCGAACACGGGGTTCTCTTTGCGGAAGGGGATCGCCTCCTCCGGCTCCCGGCCTATCCGCTGGAAGAGGTCCGGGATCCGACCGGCGCGGGAGACACTTTCGCGGGCGGGTTTGTGGGGAGTCTGGCCGAGAGCGGAGATTTTTCGCCGGGCGGCGTGAAGCGCGCGCTTCTGTACGGGGCGGTGACGGCGTCGTTTGCGGTGGAGGCCTTCTCGATGGAGCGGCTCGTGGGGCTGAACCGCGCGGAGATCGACGCCCGGTACGCGACGCTTCGGAGAATCGGCGGCTGGGACGGCTGA